The following are from one region of the Platichthys flesus chromosome 2, fPlaFle2.1, whole genome shotgun sequence genome:
- the LOC133968927 gene encoding leucine-rich repeat-containing protein 3-like, whose product MCTGWCEERWTSASGGRRRDKRVDLHPWLCITILFSALWGRVSPQCPDSCHCAWDTATVQCSDAGLREIPEGIPPETVSLHLERNSIRNLPERAFSELVHLRDLYLSHNRIDSLASGALRHLGPELRLLDLSHNLLRQANREEFGSTRAKTRLYHNPWHCDCALQELMETLNLEPETVNGIVCESSVRGVGEGSRWEDPGSQGEHAGQPLVKLLDSGVNFCSLQRKTTDVAMLVTMFVWFFMVIVYVVYYVRQNQAEARRHLEYLKSLPSPGKSPTETDTLSTGF is encoded by the coding sequence ATGTGCACAGGCTGGTGTGAGGAGAGATGGACCAGCGCCAGTGGAGGAAGACGCAGGGATAAACGAGTGGATCTTCACCCATGGCTGTGCATCACAATCTTGTTCTCTGCCCTGTGGGGCCGGGTGTCGCCCCAGTGCCCGGACAGCTGCCACTGTGCCTGGGACACGGCCACGGTGCAGTGCTCGGACGCCGGGCTGCGGGAGATCCCGGAGGGGATCCCACCGGAAACCGTCTCCCTCCACCTGGAACGCAACTCCATCCGGAACCTCCCGGAGAGGGCCTTCAGCGAGCTGGTCCACCTGCGGGACCTGTACCTGTCCCACAACCGCATCGACTCGCTGGCCTCGGGGGCCTTGCGGCATCTGGGCCCCGAGCTGCGACTGCTGGACCTCTCACACAACCTGCTGAGACAGGCCAACAGGGAGGAGTTTGGCTCCACCAGGGCAAAGACGCGCCTCTACCACAACCCCTGGCACTGCGACTGCGCCCTCCAGGAGCTGATGGAGACTCTGAACCTTGAGCCCGAGACGGTGAACGGGATCGTCTGTGAGAGCTCCGTGCGGGGGGTGGGCGAGGGCAGCAGGTGGGAGGACCCGGGGTCGCAGGGCGAGCATGCGGGCCAGCCGCTCGTCAAGCTGCTGGACTCTGGGGTGAACTTCTGCAGCCTGCAGAGGAAAACCACCGACGTGGCCATGCTGGTGACCATGTTTGTGTGGTTCTTCATGGTCATCGTGTACGTGGTGTACTATGTGAGGCAGAACCAAGCCGAGGCCCGCAGGCATCTGGAGTACCTGAAGAGTTTACCCAGTCCTGGCAAGTCCCCCACTGAGACAGACACTCTCAGCACTGGTTTCTGA